A window of Lacibacter sediminis contains these coding sequences:
- a CDS encoding KpsF/GutQ family sugar-phosphate isomerase produces the protein MEQLQHTNPLEVARRTIALEAGAIEGLASQLTDDFSKICQTILDAKGRLIVSGIGKSAVIAQKIVATFNSTGTPAVYLHAAEAIHGDLGMILSYDVVMIISKSGESPEIKVLAQLVKNFGNPVIGMVGNLDSYLAKQSDLLLDTTVSQEACPNNLAPTSSTTAQMVMGDALAVALMELRGFKSEDFAKFHPGGALGKKLYLRVADLYIHNEQPKVMADALLKEVIVEISKKRLGATAVVNAADELLGVITDGDLRRMLEKNNRLDEVSAVQIMTVNPKSIEAEALAIDAMELMRKNNISQLLVVNNKQYLGIIHLHDLIKEGLI, from the coding sequence ATGGAACAATTACAGCATACGAACCCGCTAGAAGTAGCCCGCCGCACCATCGCTTTGGAAGCCGGAGCCATCGAAGGGTTAGCATCTCAGCTCACCGACGATTTCAGCAAGATCTGCCAAACCATCCTTGATGCCAAGGGCCGTTTGATCGTAAGCGGTATCGGTAAAAGTGCAGTGATTGCTCAAAAAATTGTCGCCACATTTAATTCCACAGGTACGCCGGCTGTTTACCTGCATGCTGCAGAAGCCATTCATGGTGATCTTGGGATGATTCTCAGTTATGATGTGGTGATGATCATCAGCAAGAGTGGTGAAAGCCCTGAGATAAAAGTGCTGGCACAGCTGGTGAAGAATTTTGGTAATCCTGTCATTGGTATGGTCGGTAATCTTGATTCCTATTTGGCTAAACAAAGTGATCTGTTACTCGATACAACCGTTAGCCAGGAAGCCTGCCCCAACAATCTTGCCCCAACCAGCAGCACTACTGCTCAAATGGTGATGGGTGATGCGTTGGCTGTTGCGTTGATGGAATTACGTGGTTTTAAGAGTGAAGATTTTGCCAAGTTTCATCCCGGTGGTGCATTGGGCAAAAAATTATACTTACGTGTAGCTGATCTCTACATACACAATGAACAACCGAAAGTAATGGCTGATGCGTTACTGAAAGAAGTAATTGTTGAGATATCGAAGAAACGTTTAGGTGCCACTGCTGTTGTAAATGCGGCTGATGAATTGTTGGGCGTGATCACTGATGGTGACTTACGTCGAATGCTGGAGAAGAATAATCGCCTAGATGAAGTGTCGGCGGTACAGATCATGACCGTAAATCCGAAATCAATAGAAGCAGAAGCATTGGCGATTGACGCAATGGAACTGATGCGGAAAAATAATATCAGTCAATTATTGGTTGTTAACAACAAACAATACCTTGGCATTATACATTTGCACGATTTAATTAAAGAAGGATTGATATAA
- a CDS encoding mannose-1-phosphate guanylyltransferase: protein MAGGIGSRFWPMSRTAFPKQFLDILHTGRTLIQSTYDRYLQFIPNENIYVVTSTEYADIVKKQLPDLPAENILCEPSRKNTAPCVAYIAHKLQLINKEGLLICAPADHLILDAPAFTKVCTDAFDFVDSINALVTLGIKPTYANTGYGYIQHEAMPVADHVYKVKTFTEKPNLELAKTFLASGDFLWNAGIFVWKVKNIIKAFEKFLPEMNEVFVAEKEHFNTTTEQEAIERIYPQCTNISIDYGIMEKADNVYVVPSSFGWSDLGTWNSAYENMEKDYFGNAVAGKHVMIIDATKNVVHAPDKKLILLQGLDDFIVVDTHDVLLICKKEKEQEIKEYVAEVKRNKGDKFL, encoded by the coding sequence ATGGCCGGAGGAATCGGCAGCCGTTTCTGGCCCATGAGTCGCACGGCATTTCCCAAACAGTTTTTAGATATTTTGCATACAGGAAGAACATTGATACAGTCAACTTATGACCGTTACCTCCAGTTCATCCCCAATGAAAATATATATGTGGTTACCTCCACAGAGTATGCTGATATTGTAAAAAAACAATTGCCCGACCTGCCTGCTGAAAATATTTTGTGTGAGCCTTCACGAAAAAATACAGCGCCCTGTGTGGCCTACATCGCACACAAACTGCAATTGATCAACAAAGAAGGTTTACTGATTTGTGCACCTGCCGATCACTTAATTCTTGATGCGCCTGCATTTACCAAAGTTTGTACTGATGCGTTTGATTTCGTAGATAGTATCAATGCACTGGTTACACTTGGCATTAAACCTACTTATGCTAATACAGGCTACGGTTATATTCAACACGAAGCCATGCCTGTTGCAGATCATGTGTACAAAGTGAAAACATTCACCGAGAAACCAAATCTTGAGCTGGCAAAAACCTTTCTAGCCAGTGGCGACTTTTTATGGAATGCCGGCATTTTTGTATGGAAAGTGAAAAACATCATCAAAGCATTTGAAAAGTTTCTTCCTGAGATGAACGAAGTGTTTGTGGCTGAGAAAGAACATTTCAATACTACAACTGAACAGGAAGCCATTGAACGCATCTACCCGCAATGCACCAATATCTCCATTGATTATGGTATTATGGAGAAAGCCGATAATGTCTATGTAGTTCCATCATCATTTGGATGGAGCGATCTCGGCACCTGGAACAGCGCCTATGAAAACATGGAGAAAGATTATTTTGGCAATGCTGTGGCAGGTAAGCATGTCATGATCATTGATGCAACTAAGAATGTGGTTCATGCTCCTGATAAAAAATTAATCCTTTTGCAGGGGCTCGATGATTTTATTGTGGTTGATACACACGATGTATTACTCATCTGTAAAAAAGAAAAAGAACAGGAGATCAAAGAATATGTGGCGGAAGTGAAACGTAATAAAGGAGATAAGTTTCTCTAA
- a CDS encoding glycosyltransferase, which yields MNGEKNKRILLAPLDWGLGHATRCIPVVRSLQENGHEVVLAADGAAAALLSSEFPGIEIKALKGYGIRYSKNASLFGSMLQQLPGILKSIRYEQQWLSELLQKEQFHLIISDNRPGFYSKHVPSVYITHQLLINSGKGKWLNRLLQKLHSRYMKNFHEVWVPDLEGSQNLAGELAHPAKPLLHPVYLGLLSRMQPTVSEIKYSQMILLSGPEPQRTILEEKLIEQLSSLTKPVILVRGLPQKENSTLQLPAHITVHNHLPAAALQEAMCSSQLIICRSGYTTLMDLIRLKKKAVLIPTPGQPEQEYLATYMQQQQLFPFISQADVSMQKAITAAEDFSYRNPFTDVDFELYKEVINKQVELLTEV from the coding sequence ATGAACGGCGAAAAAAACAAACGGATACTGCTGGCACCTCTCGATTGGGGTCTGGGTCATGCTACCCGCTGTATTCCTGTTGTCCGTTCCTTACAGGAAAACGGGCACGAAGTTGTACTTGCTGCCGACGGGGCAGCCGCCGCTTTACTCAGTAGTGAATTTCCCGGCATCGAGATCAAAGCGCTGAAAGGTTACGGTATCAGGTATAGTAAAAATGCATCGCTGTTTGGCAGTATGCTGCAACAATTGCCGGGAATTTTGAAAAGCATCCGTTACGAACAACAATGGCTGAGTGAATTGTTGCAGAAAGAACAGTTTCATCTCATCATCAGCGATAACCGGCCGGGGTTTTACAGTAAACATGTTCCTTCTGTTTACATCACACACCAACTTTTGATCAATTCGGGAAAAGGGAAATGGCTGAACCGTTTGCTGCAAAAATTGCACAGCCGTTACATGAAAAACTTCCATGAAGTATGGGTGCCCGACCTTGAAGGCAGCCAGAATCTTGCAGGTGAATTAGCACATCCGGCAAAACCTCTTCTTCATCCTGTTTATCTTGGTTTGTTGTCACGTATGCAACCAACTGTCAGTGAAATAAAATACAGCCAGATGATTTTATTGTCAGGCCCCGAACCACAACGGACCATACTTGAAGAGAAATTAATTGAACAACTTTCATCACTTACTAAACCGGTTATACTTGTGCGGGGATTACCACAAAAAGAAAACAGCACCTTGCAATTACCGGCACACATCACAGTACACAATCATTTACCAGCCGCTGCTTTGCAGGAAGCGATGTGTTCATCACAACTCATCATTTGCAGAAGTGGTTATACAACTTTGATGGATCTGATCCGGTTGAAAAAAAAAGCAGTGCTCATTCCAACACCCGGTCAGCCGGAGCAGGAATATCTTGCAACGTATATGCAGCAGCAGCAATTGTTCCCTTTTATTTCACAAGCTGATGTAAGTATGCAAAAAGCAATTACCGCTGCTGAAGATTTTTCTTATCGAAATCCTTTTACCGATGTTGATTTTGAACTGTACAAAGAAGTAATAAACAAACAGGTTGAACTACTAACCGAAGTGTAA
- a CDS encoding LOG family protein: protein MNSPSEIKFLEGPQSRWREFKFAWKVLLEFIRGYRSLAFVGPCVTIFGSARYNEGHEYYELTQKVGAEVAKMGFTVMTGGGPGLMEAANRGAKQVGGRSVGCNIVLPHEQDPNPYLDTWVNIRYFFVRKTLLIKYSYAFICMPGGFGTLDELFESITLIQTKKIKDFPVIVMGKAFHKEMMEHVQHMKERGTISPNDDQLFILTDSVEEAMEVLREKSIKRFELKHETQKPFSWLFERKNWIGK from the coding sequence ATGAATAGTCCCAGTGAAATAAAATTTTTAGAAGGTCCGCAGAGTCGCTGGCGTGAATTTAAGTTTGCATGGAAAGTACTACTTGAATTTATCAGAGGTTACAGAAGCCTGGCCTTTGTTGGTCCCTGTGTTACCATATTCGGATCGGCACGTTATAACGAAGGGCATGAATACTATGAACTCACACAGAAAGTTGGAGCTGAAGTTGCAAAAATGGGCTTTACAGTAATGACGGGTGGTGGTCCGGGCTTAATGGAAGCTGCTAACCGTGGAGCAAAACAAGTAGGTGGGCGAAGTGTTGGTTGCAATATCGTGTTGCCGCATGAACAGGATCCAAATCCTTACCTGGATACATGGGTAAACATCCGCTACTTCTTTGTACGCAAAACATTGCTCATTAAATATTCTTACGCCTTCATTTGCATGCCCGGTGGTTTCGGCACATTGGATGAGTTGTTTGAATCAATTACATTGATCCAAACAAAAAAGATCAAAGACTTCCCGGTGATTGTAATGGGCAAAGCATTTCATAAAGAAATGATGGAACATGTGCAGCACATGAAAGAGCGTGGTACCATTTCACCAAACGATGATCAATTGTTTATTTTAACTGATTCGGTTGAAGAAGCAATGGAAGTATTAAGGGAGAAGAGTATTAAACGTTTTGAACTGAAGCATGAAACACAAAAACCATTTTCATGGTTGTTTGAACGAAAGAACTGGATTGGAAAATAA